A window of Thunnus thynnus chromosome 17, fThuThy2.1, whole genome shotgun sequence contains these coding sequences:
- the spag9a gene encoding sperm associated antigen 9a isoform X7 encodes MELEDGVVYQDDPGTSAMMSERVSGLANSIYREFERLIGKYDEDVVKELMPLVVAVLENLDSVFAENQEHEVELELLKEDNEQLITQYEREKALRKHAEEKFIEFEDTHEQEKKDLQNHMDRMESHSRQLELKIKNYADQIGRLEERELELKKEYNSLHQRHSEMIHNYMEHVERIKMQQISETSESSGVGRVRRERPLSLGIFPSSGGASLIIPDPQARAETPNTEGWRFNDAAQPRSNTSLKDELSDFNGSKSATPMSTTASDMEKEDGNSKSMEVQAAPGTRSISVGLSENEDSSDVQDIIESTPELDMDLIGYKACSTPTKGIENMAFDRNTDSLFEELSSAGTGLIGDVDEGADLLGMGREVENLIQENSQLLETKNALNVVNKDLILKVDELTCEKEMLQGEMEALLQAKTKLEDKNRELEEELKKVRVEIEEVKHKTKDEEDSDVPTAQRKRFTRVEMARVLMERNQYKERLMELQEAVRWTEMIRASRENPTLTEKKKSSIWQFFSRLFSSSSSAPAIKKMEPQSNVKSNPGSLVKRSSTFSQFPTEKSKTFDFLNEEKDQCSSPSRKEQKRAQYRQVKAHMQKEDGRVTAHGWSLPSKYKVANGGQVENKMNLPVPVYLRPLDQKDASMKLWCAAGVNLSGGRTLPTSELAKQTKGSQSSLDQLEQDNKVRDQEKGEQEKELILQDEISSRVWVCTSTHSSTKVMVLDASQPSDLLDSFYACNTHVVCIASVPGALETDYPAGEEVPQDLEASQGDRVSLAGSVASVGSTGSDGAMATEGTTAIPQTASTGVTDQPAEHSAISGSVELSRETSPAEDGVPTAEEATEATEANAGVGAEGEDQGADQNQPGIYTEHVFTDPLGVGPTDSSPVDTHRGSGPDGVTSLPEDSDPSEGELLRMSSALPTMWLGAQNGCLYVHSSVARWRKCLHAIKLKDSILSIVHVKGRVLVALADGTLAIFHRGIADGQWDLTNYHLLDLGRPHHSIRCMTVVHDKVWCGYRNKIYIIQPKAMRIEKSFDAHPRKESQVRQLAWVGDGIWVSIRLDSTLRLFHAHTYQHLQDVDIEPYVSKMLGTGKLGFSFVRITALVVSCSRLWVGTGNGVIISIPLSEANKTTGIVPNRPGSAVRVYSEDSVDCAMPGSFVPYCSMAHAQLCFHGHRDAVKFFVTVPGQAMPPPGSADSGSDDPASESSDTATSEPKTYLVMSGGEGYIDFRMGDEGGELDGLSEQTAGEPSAPTKAERSHLIVWQVTTSHD; translated from the exons ATGGAGCTGGAAGACGGAGTTGTGTACCAGGACGACCCGGGGACATCAGCGATGATGTCTGAGCGGGTGTCGGGCCTGGCCAACTCCATCTACCGGGAGTTCGAGAGGCTCATCGGCAAATACGACGAAGACGTGGTGAAGGAGCTGATGCCGCTGGTCGTGGCCGTCCTGGAGAACCTGGACTCGGTGTTCGCGGAGAACCAGGAGCACGAAGTGGAGCTGGAGCTGCTGAAGGAGGACAACGAGCAGCTCATCACCCAGTACGAGCGGGAGAAAGCGCTGAGGAAACATGCAGAGGAG AAGTTCATTGAGTTTGAGGACACTCATGAACAGGAGAAGAAAGACCTGCAGAACCACATGGACAGAATGGAGTCCCACTCCCGGCAACTGGAACTCAAGATCAAGAACTACGCAGACCAGA TTGGCAGGTTGGAAGAACGAGAATTGGAGCTCAAGAAGGAGTACAACTCCCTCCATCAGCGGCACTCTGAG ATGATCCATAATTATATGGAGCATGTAGAGAGGATCAAAATGCAGCAGATCAGTGAGACTTCAGAGTCAAGCGGTGTCGGCAGAGTCAG GAGAGAGCGGCCTCTCTCTTTGGGGATCTTCCCATCATCTGGTGGGGCATCTCTGATTATCCCAGACCCCCAGGCTAGGGCAGAGACACCAAACACAGAGGGCTGGAGGTTCAATGACGCAGCACAGCCACGGTCCAACACTAGCCTTAAG GATGAGCTGTCGGACTTCAACGGCTCCAAGTCTGCCACACCAATGTCCACCACAGCCTCGGACATGGAGAAGGAAGATGGGAACAGTAAGAGCATGGAGGTGCAGGCTGCACCAGGGACTAGATCCATATCAGTGG GTTTGTCTGAAAATGAGGACAGCTCAGATGTGCAGGACATCATTGAGTCCACTCCTGAGCTGGACATGGATCTCATTGGTTACAAGGCATGCAG CACCCCTACCAAAGGCATTGAGAACATGGCATTTGACCGCAATACGGACTCACTGTTTGAAGAGCTGTCGTCTGCAGGCACTGGGCTCATAGGGGATGTAGATGAGGGGGCCGACCTGCTGG GTATGGGACGGGAAGTTGAAAATCTCATACAGGAGAATTCACAACTGCTTGAGACAAA GAATGCCCTGAATGTGGTGAATAAAGACTTGATATTGAAGGTGGATGAGTTGACCTGTGAGAAGGAGATGCTGCAGGGGGAGATGGAGGCTTTGCTGCAGGCCAAGACCAAGCTGGAGGACAAGAACAGAGAGCTTGAGGAGGAACTCAAAAA agtgcGAGTGGAGATTGAGGAAGTGAAACACAAAACTAAAGATGAAGAAGAT AGTGATGTACCTACAGCCCAGAGGAAGCGCTTCACCAGAGTGGAAATGGCCAGAGTGCTGATGGAAAGGAACCAGTACAAAGAGAGACTAATGGAGCTACAGGAAGCTGTGAGGTGGACAGAGATGATTAG GGCCTCGAGGGAAAATCCAACACtcacagaaaagaagaaatccAGCATCTGGCAGTT CTTCAGCAGACTGTTTAGCTCCTCCTCCAGTGCCCCTGCTATAAAGAAGATGGAGCCCCAGTCCAATGTAAAATCCAACCCGGGCAGCCTGGTGAAGAGGAGTAGCACCTTCTCCCAGTTCCCCACAGAGAAGTCCAAGACCTTCGACTTCCTCAATGAAGA AAAAGACCAGTGCAGTTCGCCATCACGTAAAGAACAGAAGAGAGCCCAGTACAGACAGGTGAAGGCCCACATGCAGAAGGAGGATGGACGAGTCACTGCACATGGCTGGAGCCTGCCTAGTAAATACAAG GTGGCAAACGGTGGCCAGGTAGAGAACAAAATGAATTTGCCTGTACCGGTATACTTGAGACCTCTGGATCAGAAAGATGCTTCTATGAAG CTGTGGTGTGCTGCAGGGGTTAACCTGTCCGGTGGGAGGACATTACCCACATCAGAGCTCGCTAAGCAGACGAAGGGTTCTCAGAGTAGCCTGGACCAGTTGGAGCAAGATAATAAAGTTAGA GATCAGGAGAAAGGGGAGCAGGAGAAGGAGCTGATCCTTCAGGATGAGATATCCAGTAGGGTGTGGGTGTGCACCAGCACCCACTCCTCTACCAAGGTTATGGTGCTGGACGCCAGTCAACCCTCTGACCTGCTTGACAGCTTCTATGCCTGCAACACCCACGTTGTCTGTATTGCCAGTGTTCCCG GTGCGTTGGAGACTGATTATCCAGCGGGTGAGGAGGTACCCCAAGACTTGGAGGCTAGTCAAGGTGACAGGGTGTCACTGGCTGGCAGTGTGGCCAGCGTGGGCTCAACAGGCAGTGATGgtgccatggcaacagaggGGACCACTGCTATCCCCCAGACAGCCAGCACAGGTGTCACTGACCAGCCGGCTGAGCACAGTGCCATCTCTGGCTCAG TTGAGCTGTCCAGAGAGACCAGTCCAGCAGAGGATGGGGTTCCTACAGCGGAAGAGGCAACAGAAGCAACGGAGGCCAATGCTGGTGTGGGCGCAGAGGGAGAGGACCAGGGAGCAGATCAAAACCAGCCAGGAATATACACAGAGCATGTGTTCACCGACCCACTAGGAGTGGGGCCCACTGATTCTTCTCCTGTTGACACACATAG GGGCTCTGGGCCGGATGGTGTGACCTCCTTACCGGAAGACTCAGACCCGTCAGAGGGAGAACTCCTGAGGATGAGTAGCGCCCTCCCCACCATGTGGCTGGGAGCTCAGAATGGATG TCTGTATGTCCACTCGTCTGTAGCTCGATGGAGGAAGTGTCTCCATGCCATCAAATTGAAAGACTCCATCCTCAGCATAGT GCATGTTAAAGGGAGAGTCCTGGTAGCATTGGCAGATGGGACTTTAGCAATTTTCCACAGAGGCATTG CAGATGGTCAGTGGGATCTAACCAACTACCACCTGTTGGATCTGGGCCGGCCCCACCACTCTATCCGCTGTATGACAGTGGTCCACGACAAAGTGTGGTGCGGATACAGGAACAAGATCTACATAATCCAGCCCAAGGCCATGAGGATAGAG AAGTCGTTTGATGCTCATCCTCGCAAGGAGAGCCAAGTCCGGCAGCTGGCCTGGGTTGGAGATGGTATCTGGGTGTCTATCCGACTGGATTCAACCCTGCGTTTGTTTCATGCCcacacctaccagcacctccaGGATGTGGACATTGAGCCCTACGTCAGCAAGATGCTGG GTACGGGTAAACTGGGCTTCTCATTTGTGAGAATCACAGCTCTGGTGGTGTCCTGCAGCCGACTGTGGGTGGGGACAGGAAACGGTGTCATAATTTCCATCCCACTGTCTGAAG CCAACAAGACAACAGGAATAGTGCCAAATCGTCCCGGCAGTGCTGTACGGGTTTACAGTGAAGACAGTGTGGACTGTGCCATGCCAGGCAGCTTTGTGCCATACTGCTCCATGGCCCACGCCCAGCTGTGTTTCCATGGACATCGAGATGCTGTCAAGTTTTTTGTCACCGTGCCAG GTCAGGCAATGCCTCCACCAGGTAGTGCTGATTCAGGCTCTGATGATCCTGCATCTGAATCCTCTGACACAGCGACCTCTGAACCCAAAACATACCTGGTCATGAGTGGAGGAGAAGGTTATATTGACTTCAGAATGG GTGATGAAGGCGGTGAGTTGGACGGTTTATCAGAGCAGACAGCCGGCGAGCCGTCAGCACCTACCAAGGCTGAGCGGAGCCACCTCATCGTCTGGCAGGTCACAACCTCCCATGATTGA
- the spag9a gene encoding sperm associated antigen 9a isoform X6, with protein sequence MELEDGVVYQDDPGTSAMMSERVSGLANSIYREFERLIGKYDEDVVKELMPLVVAVLENLDSVFAENQEHEVELELLKEDNEQLITQYEREKALRKHAEEKFIEFEDTHEQEKKDLQNHMDRMESHSRQLELKIKNYADQIGRLEERELELKKEYNSLHQRHSEMIHNYMEHVERIKMQQISETSESSGVGRVRRERPLSLGIFPSSGGASLIIPDPQARAETPNTEGWRFNDAAQPRSNTSLKDELSDFNGSKSATPMSTTASDMEKEDGNSKSMEVQAAPGTRSISVGLSENEDSSDVQDIIESTPELDMDLIGYKACSTPTKGIENMAFDRNTDSLFEELSSAGTGLIGDVDEGADLLDLSLIGMGREVENLIQENSQLLETKNALNVVNKDLILKVDELTCEKEMLQGEMEALLQAKTKLEDKNRELEEELKKVRVEIEEVKHKTKDEEDSDVPTAQRKRFTRVEMARVLMERNQYKERLMELQEAVRWTEMIRASRENPTLTEKKKSSIWQFFSRLFSSSSSAPAIKKMEPQSNVKSNPGSLVKRSSTFSQFPTEKSKTFDFLNEEKDQCSSPSRKEQKRAQYRQVKAHMQKEDGRVTAHGWSLPSKYKVANGGQVENKMNLPVPVYLRPLDQKDASMKLWCAAGVNLSGGRTLPTSELAKQTKGSQSSLDQLEQDNKVRDQEKGEQEKELILQDEISSRVWVCTSTHSSTKVMVLDASQPSDLLDSFYACNTHVVCIASVPGALETDYPAGEEVPQDLEASQGDRVSLAGSVASVGSTGSDGAMATEGTTAIPQTASTGVTDQPAEHSAISGSVELSRETSPAEDGVPTAEEATEATEANAGVGAEGEDQGADQNQPGIYTEHVFTDPLGVGPTDSSPVDTHRGSGPDGVTSLPEDSDPSEGELLRMSSALPTMWLGAQNGCLYVHSSVARWRKCLHAIKLKDSILSIVHVKGRVLVALADGTLAIFHRGIADGQWDLTNYHLLDLGRPHHSIRCMTVVHDKVWCGYRNKIYIIQPKAMRIEKSFDAHPRKESQVRQLAWVGDGIWVSIRLDSTLRLFHAHTYQHLQDVDIEPYVSKMLGTGKLGFSFVRITALVVSCSRLWVGTGNGVIISIPLSEANKTTGIVPNRPGSAVRVYSEDSVDCAMPGSFVPYCSMAHAQLCFHGHRDAVKFFVTVPGQAMPPPGSADSGSDDPASESSDTATSEPKTYLVMSGGEGYIDFRMGDEGGELDGLSEQTAGEPSAPTKAERSHLIVWQVTTSHD encoded by the exons ATGGAGCTGGAAGACGGAGTTGTGTACCAGGACGACCCGGGGACATCAGCGATGATGTCTGAGCGGGTGTCGGGCCTGGCCAACTCCATCTACCGGGAGTTCGAGAGGCTCATCGGCAAATACGACGAAGACGTGGTGAAGGAGCTGATGCCGCTGGTCGTGGCCGTCCTGGAGAACCTGGACTCGGTGTTCGCGGAGAACCAGGAGCACGAAGTGGAGCTGGAGCTGCTGAAGGAGGACAACGAGCAGCTCATCACCCAGTACGAGCGGGAGAAAGCGCTGAGGAAACATGCAGAGGAG AAGTTCATTGAGTTTGAGGACACTCATGAACAGGAGAAGAAAGACCTGCAGAACCACATGGACAGAATGGAGTCCCACTCCCGGCAACTGGAACTCAAGATCAAGAACTACGCAGACCAGA TTGGCAGGTTGGAAGAACGAGAATTGGAGCTCAAGAAGGAGTACAACTCCCTCCATCAGCGGCACTCTGAG ATGATCCATAATTATATGGAGCATGTAGAGAGGATCAAAATGCAGCAGATCAGTGAGACTTCAGAGTCAAGCGGTGTCGGCAGAGTCAG GAGAGAGCGGCCTCTCTCTTTGGGGATCTTCCCATCATCTGGTGGGGCATCTCTGATTATCCCAGACCCCCAGGCTAGGGCAGAGACACCAAACACAGAGGGCTGGAGGTTCAATGACGCAGCACAGCCACGGTCCAACACTAGCCTTAAG GATGAGCTGTCGGACTTCAACGGCTCCAAGTCTGCCACACCAATGTCCACCACAGCCTCGGACATGGAGAAGGAAGATGGGAACAGTAAGAGCATGGAGGTGCAGGCTGCACCAGGGACTAGATCCATATCAGTGG GTTTGTCTGAAAATGAGGACAGCTCAGATGTGCAGGACATCATTGAGTCCACTCCTGAGCTGGACATGGATCTCATTGGTTACAAGGCATGCAG CACCCCTACCAAAGGCATTGAGAACATGGCATTTGACCGCAATACGGACTCACTGTTTGAAGAGCTGTCGTCTGCAGGCACTGGGCTCATAGGGGATGTAGATGAGGGGGCCGACCTGCTGG ACCTTAGTTTGATTG GTATGGGACGGGAAGTTGAAAATCTCATACAGGAGAATTCACAACTGCTTGAGACAAA GAATGCCCTGAATGTGGTGAATAAAGACTTGATATTGAAGGTGGATGAGTTGACCTGTGAGAAGGAGATGCTGCAGGGGGAGATGGAGGCTTTGCTGCAGGCCAAGACCAAGCTGGAGGACAAGAACAGAGAGCTTGAGGAGGAACTCAAAAA agtgcGAGTGGAGATTGAGGAAGTGAAACACAAAACTAAAGATGAAGAAGAT AGTGATGTACCTACAGCCCAGAGGAAGCGCTTCACCAGAGTGGAAATGGCCAGAGTGCTGATGGAAAGGAACCAGTACAAAGAGAGACTAATGGAGCTACAGGAAGCTGTGAGGTGGACAGAGATGATTAG GGCCTCGAGGGAAAATCCAACACtcacagaaaagaagaaatccAGCATCTGGCAGTT CTTCAGCAGACTGTTTAGCTCCTCCTCCAGTGCCCCTGCTATAAAGAAGATGGAGCCCCAGTCCAATGTAAAATCCAACCCGGGCAGCCTGGTGAAGAGGAGTAGCACCTTCTCCCAGTTCCCCACAGAGAAGTCCAAGACCTTCGACTTCCTCAATGAAGA AAAAGACCAGTGCAGTTCGCCATCACGTAAAGAACAGAAGAGAGCCCAGTACAGACAGGTGAAGGCCCACATGCAGAAGGAGGATGGACGAGTCACTGCACATGGCTGGAGCCTGCCTAGTAAATACAAG GTGGCAAACGGTGGCCAGGTAGAGAACAAAATGAATTTGCCTGTACCGGTATACTTGAGACCTCTGGATCAGAAAGATGCTTCTATGAAG CTGTGGTGTGCTGCAGGGGTTAACCTGTCCGGTGGGAGGACATTACCCACATCAGAGCTCGCTAAGCAGACGAAGGGTTCTCAGAGTAGCCTGGACCAGTTGGAGCAAGATAATAAAGTTAGA GATCAGGAGAAAGGGGAGCAGGAGAAGGAGCTGATCCTTCAGGATGAGATATCCAGTAGGGTGTGGGTGTGCACCAGCACCCACTCCTCTACCAAGGTTATGGTGCTGGACGCCAGTCAACCCTCTGACCTGCTTGACAGCTTCTATGCCTGCAACACCCACGTTGTCTGTATTGCCAGTGTTCCCG GTGCGTTGGAGACTGATTATCCAGCGGGTGAGGAGGTACCCCAAGACTTGGAGGCTAGTCAAGGTGACAGGGTGTCACTGGCTGGCAGTGTGGCCAGCGTGGGCTCAACAGGCAGTGATGgtgccatggcaacagaggGGACCACTGCTATCCCCCAGACAGCCAGCACAGGTGTCACTGACCAGCCGGCTGAGCACAGTGCCATCTCTGGCTCAG TTGAGCTGTCCAGAGAGACCAGTCCAGCAGAGGATGGGGTTCCTACAGCGGAAGAGGCAACAGAAGCAACGGAGGCCAATGCTGGTGTGGGCGCAGAGGGAGAGGACCAGGGAGCAGATCAAAACCAGCCAGGAATATACACAGAGCATGTGTTCACCGACCCACTAGGAGTGGGGCCCACTGATTCTTCTCCTGTTGACACACATAG GGGCTCTGGGCCGGATGGTGTGACCTCCTTACCGGAAGACTCAGACCCGTCAGAGGGAGAACTCCTGAGGATGAGTAGCGCCCTCCCCACCATGTGGCTGGGAGCTCAGAATGGATG TCTGTATGTCCACTCGTCTGTAGCTCGATGGAGGAAGTGTCTCCATGCCATCAAATTGAAAGACTCCATCCTCAGCATAGT GCATGTTAAAGGGAGAGTCCTGGTAGCATTGGCAGATGGGACTTTAGCAATTTTCCACAGAGGCATTG CAGATGGTCAGTGGGATCTAACCAACTACCACCTGTTGGATCTGGGCCGGCCCCACCACTCTATCCGCTGTATGACAGTGGTCCACGACAAAGTGTGGTGCGGATACAGGAACAAGATCTACATAATCCAGCCCAAGGCCATGAGGATAGAG AAGTCGTTTGATGCTCATCCTCGCAAGGAGAGCCAAGTCCGGCAGCTGGCCTGGGTTGGAGATGGTATCTGGGTGTCTATCCGACTGGATTCAACCCTGCGTTTGTTTCATGCCcacacctaccagcacctccaGGATGTGGACATTGAGCCCTACGTCAGCAAGATGCTGG GTACGGGTAAACTGGGCTTCTCATTTGTGAGAATCACAGCTCTGGTGGTGTCCTGCAGCCGACTGTGGGTGGGGACAGGAAACGGTGTCATAATTTCCATCCCACTGTCTGAAG CCAACAAGACAACAGGAATAGTGCCAAATCGTCCCGGCAGTGCTGTACGGGTTTACAGTGAAGACAGTGTGGACTGTGCCATGCCAGGCAGCTTTGTGCCATACTGCTCCATGGCCCACGCCCAGCTGTGTTTCCATGGACATCGAGATGCTGTCAAGTTTTTTGTCACCGTGCCAG GTCAGGCAATGCCTCCACCAGGTAGTGCTGATTCAGGCTCTGATGATCCTGCATCTGAATCCTCTGACACAGCGACCTCTGAACCCAAAACATACCTGGTCATGAGTGGAGGAGAAGGTTATATTGACTTCAGAATGG GTGATGAAGGCGGTGAGTTGGACGGTTTATCAGAGCAGACAGCCGGCGAGCCGTCAGCACCTACCAAGGCTGAGCGGAGCCACCTCATCGTCTGGCAGGTCACAACCTCCCATGATTGA